In the Gopherus flavomarginatus isolate rGopFla2 chromosome 6, rGopFla2.mat.asm, whole genome shotgun sequence genome, one interval contains:
- the NKX1-2 gene encoding NK1 transcription factor-related protein 2, with protein MRAESSWREGSAGADANSKGESEAASTLEGFACEEEEPEPAPGPDRSQPAAAPPRLHDFPGSQDPEERDDPGSPRACKRRRAEPSCAKPRRARTAFTYEQLVALENKFRATRYLSVCERLNLALSLSLTETQVKIWFQNRRTKWKKQNPGADGAVPPAASAAAPPCGASGGSPSPPGPSALAFQTFPSYPAANVLFPAAAALPLAAAPFLSPAYLAPFYTPHL; from the exons ATGCGTGCGGAGAGCAGCTGGCGGGAGGGGAGCGCTGGCGCAG ATGCCAACTCCAAGGGAGAGAGCGAGGCGGCGTCCACCCTGGAGGGCTTCGCGTGCGAGGAGGAGGAGCCGGAGCCGGCCCCGGGACCAGACCGGAGCCAGCCTGCAGCAGCCCCACCGCGCTTGCACGACTTCCCCGGCTCGCAGGATCCGGAGGAGAGAGACGATCCCGGCTCCCCGCGAGCCTGCAAGCGGCGCCGCGCCGAGCCGAGCTGCGCCAAGCCCCGGCGGGCCCGGACGGCCTTCACGTACGAGCAGCTGGTGGCCCTGGAGAACAAGTTCAGGGCCACCCGCTACCTGTCGGTGTGCGAGCGCCTCAACCTGGCGCTGTCGCTCAGCCTGACCGAGACCCAGGTCAAAATCTGGTTCCAGAACAGACGGACCAAGtggaagaagcagaaccccgGGGCGGACGGGGCGGTGCCGCCGGCAGCCAGCGCCGCGGCGCCCCCATGCGGAGCAAGCGGCGGCAGCCCCAGCCCGCCGGGCCCCAGCGCCCTGGCcttccagactttcccctcctacCCCGCCGCCAATGTCCTCTTCCCAGCggctgctgccctgcccctggccgcGGCGCCCTTCCTCAGCCCGGCCTACCTGGCCCCCTTCTACACCCCGCACCTCTAA